The genomic region TTAATGATTTATCCTTCAAAACCAAATTGTATCGTTTGATCTGAATGTTACAGTTAATTTTGCAGAAAACGTGctgtaaaaatgttaaaatgtataaatagaCGCATCTTAATATCACGAGGAACAATCCGATTCGATAAACAAGAGAGTTGATAACGAGCAATTAGTAATTAGGCAGTGCAATTATTAGCTATTTAATAATCGAATAAGAgccaatttttcttaaaatttttcgtttaaaactCTTCCTTGAAAAAGAAACGAGATTCCACGTGAAtatattcttattattataattactttaatatgcatattttttttcttatcatcttaaatataaagatattttagtttatttttgcgttagagaaaaaagtttaaattatttaaatatctttttggATGGTTATTGGAATGCTTGTTTGgtctttaaaagaaatgatatgattatttttttcaaatgttaGGTTTATGTTGTTTCCCGTTGCTTAATAATTCTCGGGTTTCCGATGGCGTTCCTGGACTTGCTGTGGTTGTGGTCGAGATGGTCTCCTTGAAGTAAATTTCGAAATCTTGCGGGTTATTATCTTCTTCGACTATTTTTTCCAAATGCGCATCCCCGTTTTGTATCATCCCCCCATTTGGGGCTATTTTGCTTAAGGGACTATGAATGTCGGGTAAATCATCGCTTGGTCCTAATCCTCTTTCAATATCTTCTCTTTTGCGCTCCAATATTCTTCGGTGATTCTTTGTTGTTAAACAACCCGTTTCGAGATCTTGTTCCAATCGATGTCCGCTTTTCGATCTTGTTAATTGCGATTTAACATATTCGTTTAAGTTTTCTTCTTCGTGTTTGCTCACCACGcgatttaaaatgattaaaaataccCCGAGAGCTGCCACGAAAATTCCGGTCGCGACAAGCTCGTTCCACCAACCCCCGCCTCTCCATGTCACCATATCGTCCGGTAATAACCCGGATCCGATTAAGAAAAGACCGAGTACTAAGAAGCAAACTCCGAGGTGAAGCATCCCTATCGATGTGGCTAAAGTACTTTCTTTCGGGACGATCGATTGTTTTCGAAACATTGGGTGATCCCTATCGATGCTGTTGGTGCTGGAAGTTCTCGAAGATAATCTTCGTTCGCGGCGTTTCTTCGCGGCTTGTTCGCGTTGACGCCTTTGACGTTTGATCGCCATCGCCGAGTGAAGTCCTGCAGATCCGTGCATCTGTAAGAGATGCCTTTAATCACTTTGTGCACTTTATCACCTTCACCAAACACTCAACAACaacatttagaaataaaatcatcatTCTCAACactcaaataagaaaaaaaaaaataaggaatCTCAAAGATTAAGAAATACAACAACAAAGCAAAATGAGACTTTTCCATCAAAATTAATCCCCCCTCGCGATACAATGCTCCCCCAGAAAGCTTTTATGGTTGCTTTTAATGCGATCCGAGCTCGAGTTGGAAGTAAGTAATCACGTTCTGATTCGGTCGAAAAATGGGTCACCAAGTACCACTGgtactattaatttttttttttaattaatccaaaataaatttaattaattaactaaattaatttaccTTGATTTAATTCTCCTATATCTTCTTTTCCAGGATTTGcttcaaaaaaaggaaatttgctacaattttgaTTCCATGGAGGAGGAGAGTTGTTCGTTTCTAAGGTAAGTGCATGTTCGttcttgatttatattttcttgtttGTACTATTCGCGATAAAGCGCGAGTTTTGGTCCCAAAAAGCGAAATATCGATGTCggtctgtaaaaaaaaattgaaaactattttttcacGTCTTTAAAATGCACTTTACGTGTAACGTTTGAAAGGAAATCTATTAATAAACGGTTGTTTGCAAGTGGGAACACACTCTTCGTGTACACCGCGGTTGTGTTTATATTGCTATATTCGAAATCAtttcataatttaattattaattttattaacaaaaaaattcttctcACCTTTTTGGATTATCTcgaattatttctttaaaactattttaatgacaacaacaaatttttttacattcactttttgatttattaaattgaaattaaattaattgtgattttgGTATCGATACAAGTGTGTTTCGGTGTGTAAAAGTGGCGCGTGTCTTCGCTTCGAGTTCCGGTTTAAAACTGAGTCTATCGGGGCGGTACCCCGTTTCTGCGGTATTGATCTCCCGGTGTACTCTTTCCCCCCCGGGTCGAAAGGGGGGCAGAAAACGATCCATTGGACCGGCAAGCGACGACACGCAGGAATGGGGCAATGCACTCTGACTCGTATCCCCCGAAAAGCTCCTCCTGCTGATGTTGCTGCATCCAGGACCAGAAGCACTTGGCCTGCATTGGTTGCCCTGGATCGTACACTTTACACCGAGAGGGTGTCGATGACCTTAAGTTACCTTcagattttatcaaaacattaaaaattctgTTCAAGTGTTGAATTCTCTGGaatcttttttattgcaactttaatcattttaataaaactgtatCATCTAGCATTCTTTcagttttatattaaatttataagaaatattatatatacagagtgtttcaAGCTTTCTTCTTAACAAACCCTCTGAGGACAGTTAGTAaagtttgtaaataaatttatgaacgTTTTTTGGAAACAATATTAAGCATTTATAAATCGAGAGGATTCACATCCACAAATAGCTTTCGGCAGGGTGAAAGATTCTCTTGGAATGAGATTTTAAAGATCTTCAAAATGAAGgcgaacaaaaattaaacaaaagttgtgaTAATAGGCAATGAACAAAAGGTGACAAAATACTTGAACTGTTTGTGGAACTGAGTGTCTTTATTGAGAAGAGATAATTAAGCGGAAGTTTCATGAAACTAAAAGAGAGGAAGACAACAGATTTCGAACAAGACAGTATTGGATATCATAATCACCAAAGTGAAAACTACGCAGATTTTGTTTTGACATTCCGTATCGAAAACGGTATAGGTTAGGTTTGTTTACTAATATCCCTGTTTTTCTGCAAGAAATGTTGGCATATGTTAGGTTaggtttttatcttttttttgacttcttcaatatcatcttttacttatgtatgtatgtagtttcatGTGGAGATGAATTCCTTCACtgcacttaggccccagcggGCCCTTTGTACATCCTCACAATTTATAGTTCATGCAGGGGTCAAAAAACCAGCCCAAGACTTTAATGAATgttaatatagaacagaaGGGTATGTTGCAGCTCGTCTCTATGCAGAAAGGTTTCCAGATAAACATCATCCGGCACGTGAATCCAATTTACGTGTGGTGCAACGTGGTAAGCAAAATGGTAATATTCGATTGAGGCTTGGGCAACATGAAGGAGCAGTTAGACCTGAACAGATTGAGGAGGAGGTTTAGAATGTCGTCGAAGAGCAGTCTGGCATAAGCACTAGGATACTTGTAGAGCAACTCCATCCATATCACGTGCAACATGTACAAGCCCTACTACCAGTGGATCATCCCCATCGAGTACAATTTTTCTACATCACCATCAGTTGAACCCAAACTGTACCAATAACGTTTTTCAAGGTGATCCACAAGGCGATATCTAGATAATGTGTTTCCCGGAAGATCGATAGGTCAAGGTGGTCCAATGCTTTGCCCACCTCGATCGCCAGACCTCAAACCTCATGATTTTTATCTTTGGGGTCACTTAAAAAGCATAGTGTACGTCACCGAAGTTAATATTGAGCAAGATTTCGAAATCGGATACAATCGGatacaatatattttaaaatattctatgatttcttgatttgaaattaaatttcaccgatatctaggaaactaaaaaacttttgctacaatttttttaacttaatagtcattatttgtcaaatactcaagtttatgcgtataggttgagaatcatcCTATATTTATAGCAGTTATTTAGGCCTAAGCAGTCGTACAGTACGACCCTAGCGAAATGTAAAGGTGTAGCTGGAGATCGTACGAGAGATCTTTTACTTAATTTCCATTTATGTTTTATCCAATATTTGctcaattaatatttcatccccaaaacaaaaatttgatattaaaattttaaataaaaattgaccTTGACTCTTTACCCTCTCCCAATCCAATTCTTTGAATATTCAAAAACCATTCCCTATACAAGAGGGAATCGTTCGAAATGGTTCTAACAAGTCGGAATATAGAGTGGGGTGAAGGAGACACCACGGTTAAAAGGTCATAGGTCGAGTTTATCGAGCTTTCGCCCGAGCTTAACGCGAATACGGTTTAATTTCCCATTTGCGGCTTTGTATAACAATTACCGTTGCATTACAACAACTTCCGTTCTTCgcaaacataacctcaaatataaaatcgattatgcaattattattataatgtcTAATTATTGTGTCAGATtttaataacgatttttttgatttaaaatggaTGAACCTTGTGTAATCGAATCCGGATATTTTCCGGCTAACAAAGAAACTTATCGAGGCGATCTAAACTATTCTTATCAACGCACGGGAAATGGGGAACAAATTTGGCAATGTAAATCGTTTGAGCGATATCAAGGCGATTTTTTTCAAGATAGTTTACACGGTTATGGTAGTTACACTTGGTTGCAACAGGacaaaaaggattttttagtCGAAGGTACATTTTATGGGAATTTCATTCACGGTTATGCAACTATAGCTTACGcaaataaaacatatttcgagggattaatcaaaaaaaataaacgattcGGACCCGGAGTTTTAACTTATTTAGATGGGACGCAAGATGTGGGGTTATGGAATGGGAATCAACTCTCCAGGATTTGTTACACCATTTTCCCCGAGCATTTACCCAAATTAGCTTATTCCCCTTTgggaaaaatgaaattattaaaatacaaaaaattaatcccTCTTTGCAACAAACAAAAAGATCCCGCAgaagaaattatgaaaaaattgggggccccaaaacaaatttttgagttatctcCTCAACTTTATAACCCTTATGTAAGAAATATAGATAGTTTATTATTCGATAAGAAACTCCACGACGCACAAATTTACGAAGAAAACGATTGTTTAATCGACGTCCCGGCGAGTACTTCAGATTTCCTCGAtttaacgttaaaaaataaaaaaattaaagataatttatcCCAAGTTTTCGATTACTTGGTCGAAAACAAAAACGTCTTGAACAAAATCCccaaaaataatcgattaaatTACATCGAATCAAAAATAATCGATGAAAAATCCGATTTAATCGAAGACATCAATTTTAACTTAATCAAAGATCTCCTCGATGTCTTCTTCGAGGAATTAGATGACCTTTTAGGTTACGAATCCGGTGAGCgcaatttaatgtttatcaaacaggacattttaaaacaactccccaaaaataaaaacgatgatgtcccattaaaaaaagttttagcaacCGACGTTTTAGCATGGAACGATTCCTCAGAATCGATCGACATGTTAAAATTCGCCTTCTTtaacattaagctagaaaaaaaTGTCTCATTTAACGttcgaaatttattaatcgGGAATCGCTCAACGTTCTCATCCCCCGGCGATTACGAATCGTGTTGTATTCGATTCCTCGAAGAATCATCGATCGGAAATGATCGATTAGCGTCGAATttattaatggaaaaaaatgttaacccCGACGTTTGCGATTCGAAAGGAAACGTAGCCGTTATATTTGCCGCCGCTAAAGATAGATGGcgggttataaaaatgttgtgtaATTTCGGGGCcgatttagataaattaaacGATGATGGATTATCCGCTTTATCGATGTGCATCTTGAGATATATCGCGTTTAAGAAAGATATAACCGATTGGGAACGGGCGTTTTTAAATGATtcggaaaatgataataataaaaagaataaaggtgaaaaagagaaaaataaaaaaattaaaattgaaaacgatgattcaaaaaatgatgatttagaagataaaattttacaatggAGAGCGAAAAGTTCTTTGGTTGATTTAAAAGCGACGTCGATGACGTTAACTTTAGACGGGATGATTAACGAGGAAGATTTGGcgattaaaaatagtttaatgGAAAGGGAGAGTTTAATGGACGATCTAAGTTTGAGGtcgaatgaaaaaaaaattatggggATTTATTACGATGATATTAAAGGATACAATGTTAATGttgattatcaaaattttcaaggtaataactttattattcaaaattaaagaaattatatttagCGAAGTTTCaaaccaaaattaaattccacCACATTTTAGTTGTTGCGGTTGTTTCCGCTATCGATTAATAGATGGcgcattaagttttaattcaataaataaagtcccttaattcaaaaaatagaTCGACAGACataatttgggtgttatttagtttttatatccaatattatcttttttaatttaataaataatgtatttatACATGTAAAGTATGATGAATGTATAAATATAAGGATTTTTAGACTAGCCAATTGTTACCGTAATCAGtaagattatttattgattactcttataaaaattatttaccttatttaactttaaaattaatggaaatacaatcagtcatcttcattaaaaagcctttaaaatgagtccaaagatgacgtacttatctcaaaaaacaagaaagttagaaccttgtttatagatatacacatatctataaacaagggttagaataaaaaacattaaaccctaagttggcaacaatgaagatagcaatttaatttttaaatattaataccaaccttaatttttaattttttttattatgttttttttgtttttgtgacaaatattaagacattttataaaaattaagaatatgtcaaaatgacattgacatttcaaaccggaagttgcttatatctcaagtaatattggaattaaacgtattacgtttggactcattttaaaggttttttcacgacgattacaaataagtcaaaattgacgttgacattcttaaccggaagttaaccataacttcattaatattgaagataaatatgtcgtgtttgtactcattttaaaggatttttaatgaagattacaaatatgtcataattgaggttgacattttaaacctgaagttagttatcatgtaATAGATGtattataactgaagttaatctagtgttagtcacttttccgtactttctttttatttttaacgtgttttttgggtcatttctatataaaataaaaaccagtataaaagtacaaaatcaaactctagattattttcttcaaaaatttttacacgaatcattttgtctctagttttagtgattaaatttatgccacgacttacagaaacacctgtATGCCGTCTGTGCTTGTGATAGATTTTATCatcagtgttctgtgataaaaatggacaggcacccaacaattttcaataatttgagcttgtctattctgagaagccttatatttttagaaagatgaaaacgaaaatcccgtttttctcaacattattcatttgtcgcttagtcaagtgcatgcataacgcggtccaattgATATGATTTGTCTCTGATTGACCAAGTAAATCACcgagtattaataaaagttttttttaatacatttaagGTGAATACGAAGTGACACCGGATgagaaacaaaaatatttatttaaatcggaAATAATTATACcgaaagtaaaaaaaagtaaaaaagaaggaaaaggtAAAAAATCTAAGAGTTCGAAAAGCTCGAAAAGTTCGAAAACTTCGAAATCAACTAAATCAAGTAAATCTagtaaaactaataaatcaagtaaaaaaagtaaatcgAAAAAATCTTCATCAGAATTaggagaaaagaaaataaaaatcgacccaaatgaaataataaaacaagaatgttcaaacataattttaacaacgataaaaatacttttacaaCTTGGTTGCGATCCAAATCATTGTAAAGTCCCACTTCCTTCGTTATTGACATCGATTTACTGTGGGTGCGATGAAATCGTCGATCTTTTACTTCAATTTAACGCAGATCCAAACATTGTATCCCCCATCGACGGATTAACACCTTTACTGGTATTATGTTGCCTACCATTTTCAACATCCAACGCCGATATGTTAGATAAGCTCTTAAAATCAAACGCAGATCCTTACCAAAAAGCATCCCCAAATCATTGGGGTGCagaaaaaacgaaattattagGAAAAAATCGACCAGAATCATCCGAAATAATCGACGAGGGAAAAAACGCTTTGCATATTTTATCGATGCATTACGATTTCGAATCGGATTTAGATAACAATCAATTAAGAATGATTACGAGTTTGACGAGTTATGCGGAGGATTTAAACAAGGAGAAGTATCTTGAGCACACTCCGTTTTCGATCGCGATTTTAAGAGGAAATTTGAAGCTTGTTAATTGGTATGTTGAGACGAAATCGGTGGAGCCTTACGCTATTTTTGGGGAAAACATGGGGACGGCTTTGACTATCTTAACTTTGAAGAGATATAACTCGATTGTACGGATTGATATGGCCGAAGATGTTTACGATTGCTTGATTggacttaattttaatactttgGTAGGTTAAATTGCgttgtttaaatttgttttttaaagtttgttttgaAGGTGGATATTGGGGATAGTGGCAATGTGATTGAGTTTATTGATGAGGAGTATAAGGTAGTTGCTGATAAGAAGGGGAAGAAGAATAAAAAGGGGAAAAATAAGTCGACAAAgggaaaaaagaagaatttaatCGATGATTTGGGTAAATATCTAGTTGAGAAAACGAGGAATGTTTTGCAAAGACATATTTTGGCGAAGGCTTTTCATTATTTGCGAACCTTTATCACATTATCAACGGATCCTTCAgcggaaataattaaaactttgattaaatttttcgattttaagaCGATCCAACAATTTCTGCAGATACTCATCGATCGGGGAATTATCCAATATAACAAACTAAACGTGGTGGttgtttacaaattattaaacttaatgAACGAccttttaaagaagaaagataAGCACATCTTAATCGGGGATGTATTTAACGGGCTCGATTGGAAAATGAAGCCGATCGATCGCCTTCCAGAACTTATTGAGCCAGAGATCGAtacaaaagaagaaatttacaaagtttgtttttattgctgcaaaaaaatcgataagTTATTAATAGTCTGCCCAACTTGCGGCTTGGTTTACTTCTGCTCAAAAGAATGCAACAAAAAGAGCATCAAACACCCCTCAATCCATAACTGCAAATACTTATTTTACGAAAAAGAACTAAAAAGAATGAAGGAATGCTCAAAATTAGGCATCCCATACAAAGAATCAAATCAACTCGAAGACGCGTTGTCGGAAGCCACAAAATCCCTGTTCGAAgcattagaaaaaaaattcggAAAAGACAAAGCCTCAAAACTATTAGAAGCCGCAATGGCTGGGGGTGAATTAGACATCGATAAATTAATGGACTCTTGCGAATACATCGAAAACTTAATCGAAGATAAATTAGGAATCTTAAACGCAGACGTTGATCAACTCAAAGAAAGTCTTGGAGAAACCATGCCGACTACTCATCcaattttaaaggataaatCTGGAAACGCATCTGATTTGGACTCACAAGGAAAAAAggggaagaaaaaaaaaggggatgatgatgatgatgaagatggAAAGAAAGgggggaaaaataaaaaaaagggaaaaggTGGTGATGATgacgatgatgatgaagatgggaaaaaaggaaggaaaaagaaaaaaaagggaaaaagTGGCGATGATGACGATAGaggtaaaaagaaaaaacatgttaaaatgagttccaaaaaattaaaatcggaAAAAGACTCAAAAACATCGAAAGATGAACAGTTTGATTCGAAATTAGCCACAACTAATTTAGACGATGATAAAAGTCAGATGAAAAAGCCGTGTTATTGTGAACCTTGCATTAAATACGTTGGTAAAAAGAATCTTGATGTTAAAACGATCCCAATTCAATGCCAATTCTTATTGGAACAACTCGCCACATTATTTCCCGATTTTGATTTTACCGGGGCTATGTGGCCCTTCGTCGTTTATTGCGACGGACAGTTATATTATAggtttaaagataaaaaatcgttatttttagAAACGATCAACACCAACTCAAAcctttaaatcaaaacaataaaattacagttttctgtaattttattatcgaCTCAACTGAAATGGTTCATAAAGGTTTTAAGAGATGGCGCTGTAATGCaggttaatattaattgtttttttaattttatatagattttgtataatttttttaaataaattaaaaataatttaaaaaattaaataaataataaatacccctttttttattttggaatatgtatgtatgtatgtatgtagtttcatGTCGGGTTGAATTTaacaaagaattaattaagagacaattaatagattttttatatttatttaaacattaaatgtttaacaagaaatcttattaataaatttttgacaaaaaatattaactaatATTTCCTACGTATATTGTGTTGCTGATTgcacaattaaattaattataacgtTTTATATTGTCAACTAATAGTTTATAATTTCCTGAGAGAGTGTTTGGGAAGGATATCCGAAACAGGCTACTGTCTTTCAGGTTCTGACGCTTATGCGTTGTGCGTCCTCCCATCGTTTTCGTGACCTCCATCATTGGTTTATTGCCTTTCATTCTGCTGCTTAAGTGCCTTTTTGGGATTCTATCCTCACTCATTATTTCCACATACCCAGTAAGTATGTGTTCGTCGCCTAGCTTGTATAGCTCTGGTGGATGGTTATCAATAGCGGACATCTTGTTGTTGCTTTGTGCCTTGATAGCTTATTTAAACTCCTCTTGATCCTGTTGTGGCGTTATTCTTAAGCCGTGTGTCCACTACCAAGTTTTCTTGCGGAAGTTGCTTCCAGAAGTGACTTCCAGAAGTTTTTGTCGTGTAAACACGACAAAAACATACGTGTTTACACGACAAAAACTTCTGGAAGCAACTTCAGCAAGAAAACTTGGTAGTGGACACACGGCTTAAGATTTGACTCTCTtcgaaaaaatataaataaattaatattacctTCTTCAATAACTGCAGGTATTTTAAGTCGCGTGTTcaattataccaaatttaatcCAGTCGGAGCAACTTGTCCCTTTTGGAGATGTTTCAGTGTCTCCTAAAACAAGGCAAATCTGAAACTAAAATGAAACTTTATGTCCatcatttcatttattaagaATGCAACATAGCAGAACATTTGGGGTTTGGGGATGACAAGATAGAGACGGTTAGCAGTTTCGTATACTTAGGATTCCTGATGAATAACAAGTGTGGATCTTGTGGTggaataataaagaaaaaataaccgTTTTCACACCGATTACGAGGAGTTGAGTTTCTCTTTTTTGAAGCACGATCGAATCGAAATAAtggaataaaaagaaaattggtgACTTTCAAgcgtaaaatttaatttttttagttctttttgtcgatttaaatctttttgtattaaagaaTTGACCTGCGAAAGATTACGTGACGAAAAGTTTAggagaaatttttgaatttggatTTGGATCACATACCTCGTGTTAGCAGCATGAGCTAGTATATCTGGAAACTAGTAATTCCCAGTACTTGTTGGGAGCATGAGCTATTGTATTTTAGATCTTCTATTCTATAAACTATAGTGGCAGaaaaaactagatattgcttgaagtagactagatattgttggTAGAAGACCAATAACTCGATCTAAAAGGGGCTTAATCTTAAGTTGTGGGCTTGGTAATAATGAATTTACTTTTTCCCACACACACAcatagaaataatttaaaattatcttcaattatattttcgaaaataatttcaaagaaTTCTCACCTTTAATAACATGAAGAAAAGTCCGAGAAAAGACGCAGTTAGGAGGACGATCATAAAAGAAGCAGGGAATAACTTAAATTGCTCTGTCATTACTCGGGCGCGCTTCTATTGAAGAAGAACCGTCAAAAGCTTAACAGTTTAAAGAAATTGGCCTTAAACGGTCTAACGGGTACTCTATGGTGCGGTAATGAAATTATCTTTTCGTTTCTGTTGAGGTAACACAACCAGGAGTTTCCAACGATTTCAAGGTCTCACATCCGTTCTtaacctttttatttattcacatCACAATAATAGCCTATTCAAATAAAAGTGCACACAAACACGTGGTGATGCAAccccattttttaattttatttttttatttattaaattgaaaagaaaaaaattcaaagatcTCGTCGAGAGGAACAGCAAGTGTTTTGTTTGGAACATTGCACAGGTGTGCTcaaattaaaaggaattaaaagCGTCCGCGTTGCTTGTCTCGGTCCGGCGAGTTGTCGGTTTGCGCGGAAAGCACTTGGTGATGCAGAATGGAATAACTGAGAAGaggaagaaataaaattaaatgaaacaaaaatgcCCCAACAGCAGCGTCTCTTCGCTTTGACAAATATTCAAGGAAGTGTTTCTAAGAAGGATGAAGCATAACACGTGTACGTGTGtgaaaaattaaacagttACTAGTTTACTTAATAGATAACATCGACTGTCCCAAACGCAACCTTGCATCTTAATGAAGACGTTAGAAGAAGCCGGTCTACAATAATTCACTTTCTATTCTCTCTAAACAGACGGATAATTTAACAGACTCTCGCTTCGTGAAAGAATCTAAAACgtctttttcgatttaatcCGATTTTATTCTAAAGGAATAAAGCAAACCCTTTcgctatataaataaaataaaaaaaaaggttgggATCTTCTACCTAAACGAACTTAAAGAAACCTAAAGGAACTTAAAGGATCTTAAAGGAAGAGAAGATGTTCCTTTTGTTTGGTGTGGTCCAAACCAGCTGGCGGCATCTGCACTTTTCGTTAATGATCATAACAATACTACtttttttaactattattGTCTTCTAAATCTAAACGTAACCAAAGAACTATCTTATTTTATGGTTAGAAAAGAACAAAGGGCAAAAAGgttataattaaacaattatcgCTTCGAAGAAACGTTTCTTACCCTAGaattaaaaataggtttggatcaaattttcgtggaCATAGATCAATCAGATTTGACTGATAAAAACACCACTTGGCAAGAAAAAATGTATGGGGTTGAATATTTATTGGggtaattaaacaattatgcTTTCGGGTTTAAAATGGGagggttaaaattttttttaacttaaccgtttagtttaaaatgtttttaaatatctttagAACTAGACAGTTATTGAGATACAGCGACGGACAAAAGTCTATATACAACATTGAATTATAAGGTTTTTGATATACGGGAAATAACGATAAAATGTTGCTTAGtaaagtgatgtataacgcaatccaatttttaatcgtttaattcattaattaattgatcacagcaaaatgtcattattttatttttgatattatcatgaaattgattattaacattatcAGTTCATAAAGATCATTCGAGGCCGTTTGGGGCACTCAATACCATGCCAAccttaaattgattaatagaTGATGTAGCCCCTCGGCCTATAATTGACTTCATATTGCAAGCGGCGTCGTCTTTatgaatataattaaatttcatgTTAACTTTATGgattagttttaaattattatcttgt from Onthophagus taurus isolate NC chromosome 5, IU_Otau_3.0, whole genome shotgun sequence harbors:
- the LOC111426764 gene encoding ankyrin repeat and MYND domain-containing protein 1-like isoform X1, producing the protein MDEPCVIESGYFPANKETYRGDLNYSYQRTGNGEQIWQCKSFERYQGDFFQDSLHGYGSYTWLQQDKKDFLVEGTFYGNFIHGYATIAYANKTYFEGLIKKNKRFGPGVLTYLDGTQDVGLWNGNQLSRICYTIFPEHLPKLAYSPLGKMKLLKYKKLIPLCNKQKDPAEEIMKKLGAPKQIFELSPQLYNPYVRNIDSLLFDKKLHDAQIYEENDCLIDVPASTSDFLDLTLKNKKIKDNLSQVFDYLVENKNVLNKIPKNNRLNYIESKIIDEKSDLIEDINFNLIKDLLDVFFEELDDLLGYESGERNLMFIKQDILKQLPKNKNDDVPLKKVLATDVLAWNDSSESIDMLKFAFFNIKLEKNVSFNVRNLLIGNRSTFSSPGDYESCCIRFLEESSIGNDRLASNLLMEKNVNPDVCDSKGNVAVIFAAAKDRWRVIKMLCNFGADLDKLNDDGLSALSMCILRYIAFKKDITDWERAFLNDSENDNNKKNKGEKEKNKKIKIENDDSKNDDLEDKILQWRAKSSLVDLKATSMTLTLDGMINEEDLAIKNSLMERESLMDDLSLRSNEKKIMGIYYDDIKGYNVNVDYQNFQGEYEVTPDEKQKYLFKSEIIIPKVKKSKKEGKGKKSKSSKSSKSSKTSKSTKSSKSSKTNKSSKKSKSKKSSSELGEKKIKIDPNEIIKQECSNIILTTIKILLQLGCDPNHCKVPLPSLLTSIYCGCDEIVDLLLQFNADPNIVSPIDGLTPLLVLCCLPFSTSNADMLDKLLKSNADPYQKASPNHWGAEKTKLLGKNRPESSEIIDEGKNALHILSMHYDFESDLDNNQLRMITSLTSYAEDLNKEKYLEHTPFSIAILRGNLKLVNWYVETKSVEPYAIFGENMGTALTILTLKRYNSIVRIDMAEDVYDCLIGLNFNTLVDIGDSGNVIEFIDEEYKVVADKKGKKNKKGKNKSTKGKKKNLIDDLGKYLVEKTRNVLQRHILAKAFHYLRTFITLSTDPSAEIIKTLIKFFDFKTIQQFLQILIDRGIIQYNKLNVVVVYKLLNLMNDLLKKKDKHILIGDVFNGLDWKMKPIDRLPELIEPEIDTKEEIYKVCFYCCKKIDKLLIVCPTCGLVYFCSKECNKKSIKHPSIHNCKYLFYEKELKRMKECSKLGIPYKESNQLEDALSEATKSLFEALEKKFGKDKASKLLEAAMAGGELDIDKLMDSCEYIENLIEDKLGILNADVDQLKESLGETMPTTHPILKDKSGNASDLDSQGKKGKKKKGDDDDDEDGKKGGKNKKKGKGGDDDDDDEDGKKGRKKKKKGKSGDDDDRGKKKKHVKMSSKKLKSEKDSKTSKDEQFDSKLATTNLDDDKSQMKKPCYCEPCIKYVGKKNLDVKTIPIQCQFLLEQLATLFPDFDFTGAMWPFVVYCDGQLYYRFKDKKSLFLETINTNSNL